In one window of Shewanella goraebulensis DNA:
- a CDS encoding ABC transporter ATP-binding protein, protein MMTAKLIAKDIRINFKERELFKFDGLSFCEGDVIYLQGDNGSGKSTLMKLIAGIIKPSSGEVTATGFAPKKWWQSNSLLGKAVYLHQHAYLFDGSVEYNLRYALPKGHYSPQEQQARINQAIEMAQLGSLLKSDATDLSGGERQRLALARAWISQPKLLMLDEPISNMDKQSQKLVLAMINILKQQGTGLLISSHQTCGLTALCQKHWHISEQKVVESNHIPRFEQSQEFHYVSAN, encoded by the coding sequence ATAATGACCGCTAAACTCATTGCAAAAGATATCCGTATTAACTTTAAAGAACGCGAGCTATTTAAGTTTGATGGCTTATCTTTTTGCGAAGGTGACGTGATTTATCTTCAAGGGGATAACGGCAGCGGCAAGTCAACTTTGATGAAATTAATCGCGGGCATCATTAAACCCAGTTCTGGTGAAGTGACCGCCACAGGGTTTGCGCCTAAAAAGTGGTGGCAGTCAAATTCATTACTTGGCAAAGCGGTATATTTACATCAACATGCTTACCTGTTTGATGGTTCGGTTGAATACAACTTACGCTATGCTCTGCCGAAAGGCCATTATAGCCCACAAGAACAGCAAGCCAGAATTAACCAAGCAATTGAAATGGCACAACTTGGCTCACTACTAAAAAGTGATGCTACTGATTTATCTGGCGGAGAAAGGCAACGCTTAGCTCTTGCTAGAGCATGGATATCCCAACCTAAGTTGCTCATGCTTGATGAACCTATTTCTAACATGGATAAACAGTCTCAAAAGCTAGTTTTAGCCATGATTAATATTTTAAAACAACAAGGTACAGGCTTACTAATTAGTAGCCACCAAACCTGTGGGTTAACAGCTTTGTGCCAAAAACACTGGCATATTTCAGAGCAAAAAGTTGTTGAAAGTAACCATATACCTCGCTTTGAGCAGTCTCAGGAGTTTCACTATGTCAGTGCAAATTGA
- a CDS encoding HD-GYP domain-containing protein encodes MSQIDQPQDVIRIPVSRLGLGMFVVAIDRKESKVAISNAGQIKHRDSIGKLQNAGIKSVWVDVERSSDSCGLKNKSSAPLVRKPVITRETKQTQAKKILSEAKTLVRKVLSETYEGKAVEVAPFEDIADKMIESVMDDADALKCVSALRTKDAYLLEHSVNVAFLLVTFGKHLELDKALLKEMAVGGILHDIGKIQVDNKILHKPGKLTDEEFEEIKKHQVYAVDIMKEAEGLSQVSKDVCLMHHEKLDGNGYPKGLKGDEIPQHGRMSCIVDIFDALTATRCYKEAMSPAAAFKILMKLTPFHLDQSLVYEFIRCVGIYPVGSLVQLSDERVGIVWESKGRDALNPVVKCFYSQKHRRYTDVTFVDLRKSDLNIERGISPRSLEVDPSPFY; translated from the coding sequence ATGAGCCAAATTGATCAGCCACAAGATGTTATTCGCATACCTGTCAGCCGTTTAGGTTTAGGCATGTTTGTGGTCGCTATCGATCGTAAAGAAAGCAAAGTGGCTATTAGTAATGCGGGGCAAATCAAGCATCGTGACTCGATTGGTAAACTACAAAACGCGGGCATTAAATCTGTTTGGGTTGATGTGGAACGTTCATCTGATAGCTGTGGCTTAAAGAACAAAAGTTCAGCGCCGTTAGTACGTAAGCCGGTCATCACTCGCGAAACGAAGCAAACCCAAGCGAAAAAAATCCTTTCAGAAGCTAAAACCCTAGTACGTAAAGTCCTGTCGGAAACTTACGAGGGCAAAGCGGTTGAAGTGGCACCGTTTGAAGATATTGCTGACAAAATGATTGAATCAGTGATGGATGATGCTGATGCACTTAAGTGTGTATCGGCACTAAGAACCAAAGATGCTTATTTACTTGAGCATTCTGTAAATGTCGCATTTTTGCTGGTCACTTTTGGTAAGCATCTTGAGCTGGATAAGGCATTACTGAAAGAAATGGCAGTAGGTGGGATTTTGCATGATATTGGCAAAATTCAAGTGGATAATAAAATCCTCCACAAGCCTGGTAAATTGACTGACGAAGAGTTTGAAGAAATTAAAAAGCATCAAGTGTATGCCGTAGATATTATGAAAGAAGCGGAAGGCTTATCGCAAGTGAGTAAAGATGTTTGCTTAATGCATCATGAGAAACTTGACGGTAATGGCTACCCTAAAGGGCTGAAAGGCGATGAAATACCACAACATGGACGAATGAGCTGTATTGTGGATATTTTTGATGCCCTTACAGCCACTCGTTGCTATAAAGAAGCAATGAGCCCAGCAGCTGCATTCAAAATCTTAATGAAGTTAACCCCATTTCATCTCGATCAATCACTAGTTTATGAGTTCATCCGCTGCGTCGGGATTTACCCTGTGGGTTCACTAGTGCAATTATCCGATGAAAGAGTCGGCATTGTTTGGGAATCAAAGGGGCGTGATGCATTAAACCCTGTGGTGAAGTGTTTTTATTCGCAAAAGCATCGACGTTATACCGATGTCACCTTTGTAGATTTACGTAAATCAGATTTAAATATCGAACGAGGTATTTCACCTCGTTCGCTTGAAGTCGACCCTAGCCCATTTTATTAA
- a CDS encoding substrate-binding domain-containing protein, which translates to MFNFKSGLTAVIGMALMGSTMVSDTVEATEVIKLATTTSTDNSGLLRAILPTFEAESGYKVQVIATGTGKALKLARQGDVDVVMTHAPAAEAKFVNEGYGTTPRGIMENDFVVLGPKDDPAKMSGSKDVVEAFKKVATNKSTFISRGDNSGTNMKELAIWKEASVTPDFSGYTSIGQGMGKTLLMADEKQAYTLTDRGTFVAYKSKLDLAITFEGGAALANPYQIMLINAEKYPELNHQGAKALSDWFISPQAQQMINDFKVQGEQLFKATYK; encoded by the coding sequence ATGTTTAATTTTAAATCAGGGTTAACCGCAGTAATCGGTATGGCACTTATGGGAAGCACAATGGTAAGTGATACCGTTGAAGCAACCGAAGTCATCAAGTTAGCCACAACCACCAGCACAGATAATTCTGGTCTTTTACGCGCTATTTTGCCAACGTTTGAAGCGGAATCGGGTTACAAAGTACAAGTGATTGCAACCGGCACGGGCAAAGCATTAAAGCTTGCACGTCAAGGAGATGTAGACGTTGTGATGACTCATGCTCCTGCTGCTGAAGCTAAATTTGTCAATGAAGGTTACGGTACAACCCCTCGTGGAATTATGGAAAATGACTTCGTTGTTTTAGGTCCTAAAGATGACCCAGCCAAAATGTCAGGCAGTAAAGATGTGGTTGAAGCGTTTAAAAAAGTTGCAACAAATAAAAGCACTTTCATCTCTCGCGGAGATAATTCTGGCACCAACATGAAAGAGCTCGCAATTTGGAAAGAAGCTTCTGTAACACCAGATTTTTCAGGCTATACTTCTATTGGTCAAGGCATGGGTAAGACTTTACTGATGGCAGATGAAAAACAAGCGTACACATTAACTGATCGTGGTACGTTTGTTGCTTACAAATCTAAATTAGATTTAGCAATTACTTTTGAAGGTGGTGCTGCATTAGCCAACCCTTATCAAATCATGCTAATTAATGCAGAAAAATATCCTGAGTTAAATCATCAAGGAGCGAAAGCATTGAGCGATTGGTTTATTAGCCCGCAAGCTCAGCAGATGATTAACGATTTTAAAGTTCAGGGAGAACAATTGTTTAAGGCAACATATAAGTAA
- a CDS encoding GNAT family N-acetyltransferase, with translation MLNIQIQAHTELTAEVAEQLAALTARIHELDHAQSIESLQQRLANKPCLILFAYVEGELAGFKLGYQTDEDCFYSWLGGVEADFRQLGLAKSMLEYQEKWATKQGFRRLEVKTRNQFKAMLNMLVANQYQITQVERHDNIDQNKLFLQKTL, from the coding sequence ATGTTAAATATCCAAATTCAAGCTCACACAGAGCTCACAGCAGAAGTTGCTGAACAATTAGCAGCGTTAACTGCTCGCATCCATGAACTAGACCACGCTCAATCTATTGAATCGTTACAACAGCGTCTAGCAAACAAGCCATGCTTGATCTTATTTGCCTATGTTGAAGGTGAATTAGCTGGTTTTAAATTGGGTTACCAGACTGATGAAGACTGTTTTTACAGTTGGTTAGGTGGTGTTGAGGCTGACTTTCGTCAATTAGGTTTAGCCAAGTCGATGCTTGAGTACCAAGAGAAATGGGCTACTAAACAAGGATTCCGTCGCCTTGAGGTAAAAACCCGCAACCAATTTAAAGCGATGCTAAACATGTTAGTTGCAAATCAATATCAGATTACTCAGGTTGAGCGTCATGACAACATAGATCAAAACAAACTTTTTTTACAAAAAACATTGTAA
- a CDS encoding sigma-54-dependent transcriptional regulator codes for MNNNESNSKPLPTAVSVLIVDDEPGMRSFLKKALSKKFALVETASTIEEAEKLRSRGHFDLLIVDIRLPDRSGIEWHEALNEKERRSDIIFMTGYADMDVAIKALRAGASDFIMKPFHLEQMMTSVDRCIERRLLKRENFMLRRELSSGHSTTMIGNSDSMIEVKQVIERVAPTNAVVLIEGESGTGKELVARQLHQLSGRTGPFVPVNCGAIAPELLGSELFGHTAGAFTGAKGNREGLFHFATGGTIFLDEIGEMPMKMQTALLRVLEQKAIRPVGSEKEVAIDVRVVAATNRTLSEEVAEGNFRSDLYYRLNVLNILIPPLRTRPEDVIELTHHFTWQLARELGVKEVVWSHEDLQVLQQHEWPGNIRELRNMIERCILLGKPPAEYWKKNEQTELVAQAGYPLSWPLKEVEKQHVMSVVDAHSGNKSAAARDLGVSRKTLDRKYKEWFEIESDKED; via the coding sequence ATGAACAATAATGAATCAAATTCAAAACCGTTACCTACTGCTGTTTCGGTATTGATTGTTGATGATGAGCCAGGAATGCGCAGCTTCCTTAAAAAGGCACTATCAAAGAAGTTTGCGTTAGTCGAAACGGCATCCACTATTGAGGAAGCTGAAAAGCTTCGTAGCCGCGGCCATTTTGACTTATTAATTGTCGATATTCGTTTACCTGATCGTTCAGGGATTGAATGGCATGAAGCGTTAAATGAAAAAGAGCGCCGCTCTGACATTATTTTCATGACCGGTTATGCGGATATGGATGTGGCGATTAAAGCGCTGCGAGCTGGCGCCTCAGATTTTATCATGAAACCGTTTCATTTAGAGCAAATGATGACTTCGGTTGACCGCTGTATTGAACGCCGCTTATTAAAGCGTGAAAATTTTATGCTCCGTCGAGAGCTGTCTAGTGGCCATTCAACCACTATGATAGGTAATAGTGATTCGATGATAGAAGTGAAGCAGGTTATTGAACGAGTAGCGCCAACAAATGCAGTGGTATTGATTGAAGGTGAATCTGGTACAGGTAAAGAGCTTGTCGCACGCCAATTGCATCAGCTAAGCGGGCGTACAGGACCATTTGTGCCAGTTAACTGTGGAGCAATAGCCCCTGAGTTACTAGGCAGTGAGCTATTTGGTCACACAGCCGGTGCTTTCACTGGTGCAAAAGGTAATCGTGAAGGTTTGTTCCACTTTGCCACTGGCGGTACGATCTTTTTAGATGAGATTGGTGAAATGCCAATGAAAATGCAAACGGCATTGTTGCGAGTGCTTGAGCAAAAAGCAATCAGACCTGTTGGTAGTGAGAAAGAAGTCGCTATCGATGTCAGAGTCGTTGCTGCAACTAACCGCACTTTATCGGAAGAAGTGGCCGAAGGTAATTTCCGTAGCGATTTATATTACCGCTTAAATGTCCTGAATATTTTAATTCCGCCGCTACGTACTCGCCCTGAAGATGTGATTGAGTTAACCCATCACTTTACCTGGCAACTGGCTCGTGAGCTTGGGGTAAAAGAAGTCGTATGGAGTCATGAAGACTTACAAGTACTGCAACAACATGAGTGGCCAGGCAATATACGTGAACTACGAAACATGATTGAGCGTTGTATTCTATTGGGTAAGCCACCAGCAGAATATTGGAAGAAAAATGAACAAACTGAATTAGTGGCACAAGCGGGCTATCCACTAAGTTGGCCACTTAAGGAAGTTGAAAAGCAGCATGTTATGAGTGTTGTTGATGCCCATAGCGGCAATAAGTCCGCAGCTGCAAGGGATCTTGGTGTTTCTCGTAAAACACTGGATCGAAAATATAAAGAATGGTTCGAAATCGAATCGGATAAGGAAGACTAA
- the mobA gene encoding molybdenum cofactor guanylyltransferase MobA — protein MSVQIDAVILAGGMARRMGGIDKGLVELSGKPMIAHTIERVKPQVDRIMINANRNQEQYSALGFNVISDKESGYLGPLAGMVTAMGNTQADLLLVVPCDSPMLPNDLCERMHASLKDADADIVVASDGEHQQPVVMLLKPHLKDSMQAFLDAGDRKIFLWYEQHKYVVTSFADQPNAFVNVNTLEQKLVIENAK, from the coding sequence ATGTCAGTGCAAATTGATGCGGTGATTTTAGCTGGCGGTATGGCCAGAAGAATGGGTGGTATCGACAAGGGCTTAGTAGAACTCAGCGGCAAACCGATGATCGCCCACACCATCGAACGTGTAAAGCCTCAAGTTGATCGTATTATGATTAATGCTAACCGCAATCAAGAGCAGTATTCTGCTCTTGGGTTTAATGTGATAAGCGATAAAGAAAGCGGTTATTTAGGCCCATTAGCGGGAATGGTCACAGCCATGGGGAATACCCAGGCTGACTTACTACTTGTAGTGCCTTGTGATAGCCCTATGCTACCTAACGATTTATGTGAGCGTATGCATGCATCTCTAAAAGATGCCGACGCTGACATTGTGGTTGCCAGCGATGGTGAGCACCAACAGCCTGTCGTCATGTTATTAAAGCCGCATTTGAAAGATTCAATGCAAGCTTTTCTTGATGCTGGCGACCGTAAAATTTTCCTTTGGTATGAACAACACAAATACGTCGTCACCAGTTTTGCCGACCAACCGAATGCATTTGTAAATGTGAATACACTTGAACAAAAACTTGTCATCGAGAATGCCAAATAA
- a CDS encoding 7-cyano-7-deazaguanine/7-aminomethyl-7-deazaguanine transporter, protein MLKLSQAQCRRALMFLVSFHIIIICASNYLVQLPFQIFGYHTTWGAFSFPFVYLATDLTVRIFGQKAARSIIFKAMLPALLISYVMGVIFHQGAFQGTSSLAEWNQFVFRIAFASFVAYLVGQLMDITVFAKMRKAKAWWIAPAASTLFGNLVDTIVFFSVAFYASTDTFMAQHWPEIAMVDYAFKLIVSLGLFLPAYGVLLKILSDKLIATPTESDAVNPNQARKV, encoded by the coding sequence ATGTTAAAACTATCTCAGGCGCAATGTCGTCGAGCACTGATGTTTTTGGTCAGTTTTCATATTATTATTATTTGTGCCAGTAACTACTTGGTACAACTCCCTTTTCAAATATTTGGCTATCACACCACTTGGGGGGCTTTCAGCTTTCCATTTGTATATTTAGCAACAGATCTTACTGTGCGTATTTTTGGCCAAAAGGCTGCTCGCAGTATTATTTTCAAAGCCATGCTTCCCGCTTTACTGATTTCCTATGTTATGGGCGTCATTTTCCACCAAGGGGCTTTTCAGGGCACATCGTCGTTAGCTGAATGGAATCAGTTTGTATTCCGTATCGCTTTCGCCAGTTTTGTGGCTTATCTTGTTGGCCAACTGATGGACATCACAGTGTTTGCCAAGATGCGTAAAGCAAAAGCATGGTGGATTGCTCCTGCTGCCTCAACCTTGTTTGGCAACCTTGTTGATACTATCGTCTTTTTCAGTGTCGCATTTTACGCCTCAACAGATACCTTTATGGCGCAGCACTGGCCAGAAATCGCAATGGTCGATTACGCATTTAAGCTCATCGTCAGCTTAGGTTTGTTTTTGCCAGCATACGGGGTGTTACTGAAAATCTTAAGCGACAAGTTAATCGCGACTCCAACAGAGTCTGATGCTGTTAACCCTAATCAAGCACGAAAGGTCTAA
- a CDS encoding isochorismate synthase, which produces MPSHIFSEQFSQLIDKLNAMKLAHAKEHIVQISVEAKSIPLLSWLGAQTQYPRIYWHGREKQEEVAAIGACKDFKQEQEIDDELLASIYQSQRGKSSNQDIRYYGGVAFDRTVECWPDFGRTRFVLPRIELRRHGNIVKLLVNLNFEDTDQQTECEAAIEAIKQLKPAKPLSPPNKLPLMGRSDLPNYQRWKELVEQVTQPKFNQTTPKVVLSRQTQLEINDVVDPWMVLACWQGRNPNSFQFGFQFSPERTFISCSPERLYLRRQKELFTEALAGTTVRGLNQEEDDFLATQLLEDTKNSHENQLVRQQIVNVLTPLSHYVGADESAKIFKLTHIQHLHRSIRAELKAGVNDFQLLQALHPTPAVGGLPKESALSFIRQREGYNRGWYAGACGYLNKYESEFSVAIRSALIEPGRINLFAGAGIVAGSDPLAEWQELENKLTTILSILVEL; this is translated from the coding sequence TTGCCTAGCCACATTTTTTCTGAGCAATTTAGCCAGTTAATCGACAAGCTAAACGCTATGAAGTTGGCCCATGCCAAAGAACACATAGTGCAAATCTCAGTGGAAGCAAAGTCAATTCCATTACTTTCATGGCTTGGTGCGCAAACTCAGTACCCACGTATTTATTGGCATGGCCGTGAGAAACAAGAAGAAGTAGCGGCTATCGGCGCATGTAAAGATTTTAAGCAAGAACAAGAGATTGATGATGAGTTATTAGCATCAATTTACCAATCTCAACGTGGTAAAAGCAGTAATCAAGACATTCGATATTATGGCGGTGTCGCTTTCGACCGTACCGTAGAATGCTGGCCTGATTTTGGTCGCACTCGCTTTGTACTACCTCGTATTGAACTGCGTCGTCATGGAAATATTGTCAAATTGCTGGTCAATCTCAATTTTGAAGATACTGATCAACAGACAGAGTGCGAAGCAGCAATTGAAGCTATTAAACAATTAAAACCTGCAAAACCACTATCTCCACCTAACAAGTTGCCGTTAATGGGTCGTAGTGATTTACCTAACTATCAACGTTGGAAAGAGTTAGTGGAACAGGTAACTCAGCCAAAGTTTAATCAAACCACTCCAAAAGTGGTGCTTTCTCGTCAAACGCAACTTGAAATCAATGATGTCGTTGATCCTTGGATGGTGCTGGCGTGTTGGCAAGGTCGCAATCCGAATAGCTTCCAATTTGGTTTTCAGTTTAGCCCTGAAAGAACCTTCATTTCTTGTTCACCAGAGCGTTTGTATTTACGCAGACAAAAAGAGCTGTTTACAGAAGCACTAGCTGGGACAACTGTACGCGGATTAAACCAGGAAGAAGATGATTTTTTGGCGACTCAATTGCTGGAAGACACTAAAAATAGTCATGAAAACCAGTTAGTCAGACAACAAATTGTCAACGTATTAACTCCGCTAAGTCACTATGTTGGTGCTGATGAGTCAGCTAAAATTTTCAAACTAACACATATCCAGCATTTACATCGTTCAATTCGTGCTGAGTTGAAAGCAGGGGTAAATGACTTTCAGTTACTCCAAGCTCTGCACCCAACACCCGCAGTTGGCGGCCTACCTAAAGAGTCTGCATTAAGCTTTATTCGTCAGCGCGAAGGCTATAACCGCGGCTGGTATGCTGGCGCTTGTGGTTACTTAAATAAATATGAAAGTGAATTTTCAGTCGCTATTCGCAGCGCATTAATCGAGCCTGGTCGAATAAACCTCTTTGCAGGTGCCGGCATTGTTGCAGGTTCTGATCCACTTGCCGAATGGCAAGAGCTTGAAAATAAACTCACGACAATATTATCGATATTGGTTGAGCTATAA
- a CDS encoding ABC transporter permease, with amino-acid sequence MNEGWLALMQQAFSLLLSLDPDVWSIISVSFSVSFAALIITLIPSIMLGFLLASYQFPGRWFVTNIVQTLQSIPTVVIGLLAYLLLTRNGPLGDLRWLFTQQGMILGQMMICAPVLIALSQAAFSSIDKRAYETSRTLGASWQRAIWTVCRELRVPLLLAVIAAFSRILTEVGCSMMVGGNILHHTRNIPTAIALETSKGDFAQAIALGLVLLILAIVINFAIGSLRGKAMPRSQ; translated from the coding sequence ATGAATGAAGGCTGGTTAGCCCTAATGCAGCAAGCTTTTAGCTTGCTGCTTTCTTTAGACCCAGACGTATGGTCTATCATAAGTGTTTCTTTTTCGGTTTCTTTTGCGGCATTAATCATCACATTAATTCCGTCGATCATGCTTGGATTTTTACTCGCCTCTTACCAATTTCCTGGACGTTGGTTTGTCACTAATATCGTCCAAACATTACAATCTATCCCTACCGTCGTTATAGGTTTACTTGCCTACTTGTTACTGACCCGAAATGGGCCTTTAGGTGACTTACGCTGGCTGTTTACCCAACAAGGTATGATCCTTGGGCAAATGATGATTTGCGCTCCGGTATTAATTGCTTTATCACAAGCCGCTTTTAGCAGCATTGATAAACGTGCTTATGAAACATCACGTACATTAGGAGCTTCATGGCAACGTGCGATATGGACTGTTTGTCGTGAATTACGCGTACCATTATTACTTGCTGTTATCGCTGCATTTAGCCGTATCCTTACTGAAGTGGGCTGTTCGATGATGGTCGGCGGTAATATTTTGCACCATACTCGAAATATTCCCACAGCTATTGCACTTGAGACCAGTAAAGGTGACTTTGCCCAAGCGATTGCTTTAGGTCTAGTATTATTAATTTTAGCCATTGTGATTAACTTCGCTATCGGCTCTTTGCGTGGTAAAGCCATGCCTAGGAGTCAATAA
- a CDS encoding sensor histidine kinase, whose translation MSAFSQFFGVSWQQMQAKVRYRILILTLLPILLTLISLVFITIYWNISYTGKQLFMKVKADLTVATNTLEQVQKQQEIQLYNVSESWDFQNAFLEVDKGNKSELVALNRYLKQQKDILQLDVLRLIRLEEANADPDLRQMLPRVENKAFSGLMVLSAKRLDRLDPNLAELARVPLSATMRAEEPTKLAETRGMLSRTLLPIPDKTGQVSWYLDGATLFNRDTAIVDHIRDLVYDKGTLPERSIGTVTIFLDNARISTNVPMDMFAPRKDLQSRALGTLVSEEVRQKVLIDGTPWVDRAFVLNDWFISGYSPLVDIRGNRIGMIYTGFSEAPFIHTYILNIIELGTILMLVLLVSGFLVYRGANSLLEPIERIHHVVKAVQSGRDLRIGELGLDRDNELSNLAEQFDHMLDLLQRRNLQIQSAAEQLEVKVEERTRSLQDKTEELQRNVALLNETRQQLVTNEKLTALGELTAGIAHEINNPTAVILGNMELMKYELGPNANVVEEEIELVIQQVGRISTIIRSLLQYSRPGEFNAPLEMHQVESMIEEVLVLVRHSIEKQKVELIQQINTTAEVQVNRPQVIQVLINLVVNAAHAIESKGRIWIRADDWIESGKIVGVKVEVEDEGVGIAPERLSRIFDPFYTTRKDGTGLGLSLSYGIIKRIGGTIEVKSTLGKGTVFTIGIYHKAKEEQADNPYDGLHFGAVDDTIV comes from the coding sequence GTGTCAGCTTTTAGTCAGTTTTTTGGAGTCAGTTGGCAGCAAATGCAGGCCAAGGTGCGTTATCGCATTTTGATTTTAACCTTGCTACCCATTTTACTTACCCTAATTAGTCTAGTCTTTATCACTATTTACTGGAATATCAGTTACACGGGCAAGCAGCTGTTTATGAAAGTGAAAGCTGATTTGACTGTGGCCACTAATACTTTAGAGCAGGTGCAAAAGCAGCAAGAAATTCAGTTGTATAATGTCAGTGAATCTTGGGACTTTCAAAATGCTTTCTTAGAGGTCGATAAAGGTAATAAGAGCGAATTAGTCGCGCTCAATCGATACCTTAAACAGCAAAAAGATATTCTCCAGCTAGACGTTTTACGTTTAATTAGGCTAGAAGAAGCCAATGCCGATCCCGATTTACGTCAGATGTTGCCTAGAGTTGAAAATAAGGCCTTTTCAGGCTTAATGGTGTTATCTGCTAAACGATTAGACAGGCTAGATCCGAATTTGGCTGAACTGGCAAGGGTTCCATTGTCTGCAACTATGCGTGCAGAAGAGCCTACAAAGCTTGCGGAAACTAGGGGCATGTTAAGCCGGACACTGCTGCCAATTCCAGATAAAACAGGTCAAGTTAGCTGGTATTTAGACGGTGCAACTTTGTTTAATCGTGACACCGCTATTGTCGACCATATTCGCGACCTTGTTTACGACAAAGGCACGCTTCCGGAGCGTTCAATTGGTACTGTCACCATATTTTTAGACAACGCGCGCATTAGTACTAACGTGCCGATGGATATGTTTGCACCACGAAAAGATCTTCAATCTCGTGCATTAGGAACATTGGTTTCAGAAGAAGTTCGCCAGAAAGTGCTGATTGACGGAACCCCATGGGTTGATCGCGCTTTTGTGCTTAATGATTGGTTTATTTCGGGTTATTCGCCGTTAGTTGACATCCGTGGCAATCGTATTGGGATGATCTACACCGGCTTCTCTGAAGCGCCATTCATTCATACCTATATCTTAAACATCATCGAATTAGGCACTATTTTAATGTTAGTGCTGCTTGTTTCTGGCTTTCTAGTTTATCGTGGCGCAAACAGTTTATTGGAACCGATTGAACGTATTCACCATGTGGTAAAGGCTGTTCAGTCTGGGCGTGATTTGCGCATTGGAGAGCTTGGACTAGATAGAGACAATGAGCTTTCTAATCTGGCTGAACAATTTGATCATATGCTGGATTTATTGCAGCGCCGTAACTTGCAGATCCAGTCTGCAGCCGAGCAGCTTGAAGTCAAAGTTGAAGAACGGACACGAAGCTTGCAAGATAAAACTGAAGAGTTACAGCGTAACGTTGCCTTATTGAATGAAACCCGTCAACAGCTGGTTACTAACGAAAAACTGACCGCATTAGGTGAGTTAACTGCTGGTATTGCCCATGAGATTAATAACCCTACTGCAGTGATTTTGGGGAACATGGAGTTGATGAAGTATGAGCTAGGCCCCAATGCAAATGTAGTTGAAGAAGAAATTGAGCTAGTGATCCAGCAGGTGGGCAGAATAAGCACGATTATTCGTAGTTTATTGCAATATAGCCGCCCTGGTGAATTCAATGCCCCGCTTGAAATGCATCAAGTTGAGTCAATGATTGAAGAAGTATTGGTACTTGTCCGTCATTCAATTGAAAAGCAAAAAGTTGAGCTTATTCAGCAAATCAATACCACTGCAGAAGTGCAGGTTAACCGTCCACAGGTCATTCAAGTGTTGATTAATCTCGTGGTCAACGCTGCGCATGCTATTGAGAGTAAAGGTAGAATTTGGATTAGGGCTGACGACTGGATTGAGAGTGGAAAAATTGTTGGTGTTAAAGTTGAAGTAGAAGATGAAGGGGTAGGTATTGCGCCAGAACGCTTAAGCCGCATTTTTGACCCTTTTTATACCACGCGTAAAGACGGTACAGGTTTAGGGCTATCGCTTAGCTACGGTATTATTAAACGTATAGGTGGCACGATAGAGGTGAAATCCACTCTTGGTAAAGGCACTGTATTTACCATTGGTATTTATCATAAGGCTAAAGAAGAGCAGGCTGATAATCCTTATGATGGATTACACTTTGGCGCAGTTGACGACACGATAGTTTAG